In Musa acuminata AAA Group cultivar baxijiao chromosome BXJ3-11, Cavendish_Baxijiao_AAA, whole genome shotgun sequence, one DNA window encodes the following:
- the LOC135652307 gene encoding ankyrin repeat-containing protein BDA1-like produces MRETSLCCGVCYKKTGSCSTGKSSPRLTCRTAPSTSLHRSATPTWCAVNPELAHGRNSEGLSALHLAAAQGHLSVVNELLQYAAAANLCLATDNDGLMPAHNAALRGRLDVLTVLLDACPESARAVTSQGDSILHLTVKSNSFETVQLLLNRTDENDELLNSGDAKGNTVLHLAVARKQLQVGIPDPD; encoded by the coding sequence ATGCGGGAGACCTCACTTTGTTGCGGCGTTTGCTACAAGAAGACCGGCTCCTGCTCCACAGGCAAATCATCGCCGCGGCTCACCTGTCGGACAGCCCCCTCCACATCGCTGCATCGCTCGGCCACTCCGACCTGGTGCGCCGTAAACCCGGAGCTCGCGCATGGCCGCAACAGCGAAGGCCTTTCCGCCTTGCACCTGGCCGCTGCCCAAGGCCACTTATCCGTGGTGAACGAGCTGCTGCAGTACGCAGCCGCTGCCAATCTCTGCTTGGCGACCGACAACGATGGCTTAATGCCGGCCCACAATGCAGCCTTACGAGGCAGGCTTGATGTATTGACTGTGTTACTGGATGCGTGCCCGGAGTCCGCGCGAGCTGTGACATCGCAAGGTGACTCCATCCTTCATCTTACTGTGAAATCAAACAGCTTCGAGACCGTGCAGTTGTTGCTGAACAGAACGGATGAGAACGATGAGCTACTCAACTCTGGAGATGCGAAAGGCAACACCGTCCTGCACCTTGCTGTGGCCAGAAAACAGCTCCAGGTAGGTATTCCTGATCCCGATTAG